One Salvia splendens isolate huo1 chromosome 12, SspV2, whole genome shotgun sequence genomic window carries:
- the LOC121759072 gene encoding golgin candidate 6-like: MDFVSKYQGVVGRVFGNDNSTSDDDSYVERLLDRISNGTLADDRRNAMAELQSIVTESHAAQLAFGAMGFPVLLSVLKEERDDVEMLRGAIETLVSAVSPTQHPKLSKNEVQPALMNSDLLSREVESISLLLSLLSEEDFYIRYYTLQLLTALLTKSPTRLQEAILTIPRGITRLVDMLMDREVIRNEALLLLTYLTREAEEIQKILVFEGAFEKIFSIINEEGGSEGGVVVQDCLELLNNLLRNNTSNQVLLRETIGFDPLVPILKLRGTTYKFTQQKTINLLSVLDTITLLVNADLQTDSGRDSNGLTNRTVLVQKRVLDHLLMLGVESQWAPVSLRCMALRCIADLVINHAKNCDALASKLLGEEPQVEPALNSILRIILRASSTQEFVAADYVLKNFCEKNPDGQSMLVSSLHPQSSSTVRSPFEEDVHASFGSMLLNGLTSSESDDDLQICCRAASVLSHLLKDNIRCKEMVLQVELEAPTRSLGGAEPLMHRLVKYLVLVSSKNCEDGKASTFGSVSSHPVMLKLLIIWLFDCPPAVECFLDSHPHLTYLLELVSDQNATVCVRGLAAVLLGECISYNKTIDNGKNAFSIVDAVSQKIGLTSYFSKFNEMQNSSLFTSAKPSLTRKPLSRSNAASMSEIENVEEDDSIDPNSDDYSMLAMVFDSQFVDFVKRLDAKIREQIVEIYSHPKTQVAVVPAELEQKSGEIDEEYIQRLKRFVEKQCLEIQELLSRNATLAEDLARVGGSEPSQLERKVSAGTERVQVETLRRDLHETSQRLEAVKAEKIRIEAEASMHQSTASKMESDLKSLSAAYNSLEEVNFQLEREVKALKGGGSVPASADVEAIKAEARKEAQRESEAELNDLLVCLGQEQSKVEKLSARLSELGVDAATLLDGIGEDMGLDGDGEDEED, encoded by the exons ATGGATTTCGTATCGAAGTATCAG GGTGTGGTGGGGCGCGTTTTTGGGAATGATAATTCGACTTCGGATGATGACAG CTATGTGGAGCGCTTGCTTGATCGCATTAGCAATGGCACACTAGCTGACGACAGGAGGAATGCCATGGCTGAACTTCAGTCTATTGTGACAGAAAGTCATGCTGCACAATTAGCTTTTGGGGCAATGG GCTTTCCGGTACTGTTGAGTGTCTTAAAGGAGGAGCGCGATGATGTAGAAATG TTACGGGGGGCTATTGAAACTCTTGTAAGTGCTGTAAGTCCTACTCAGCATCCAAAATTATCGAAGAATGAGGTTCAGCCAGCTTTGATGAACAGTGACCTACTTTCTAGGGAAGTAGAAAGCATCTCTCTTCTACTGTCTCTTCTG TCTGAGGAGGATTTCTATATACGATATTACACGTTGCAGTTGTTGACAGCACTTCTAACAAAGTCTCCAACTag GCTGCAGGAAGCTATTCTAACTATTCCCCGTGGTATAACAAGGCTTGTGGATATGCTCATGGATCGTGAG GTTATACGCAATGAGGCTTTGCTGCTTCTAACATACTTGACTCGTGAAGCTGAG GAGATTCAAAAGATTCTGGTCTTTGAAGGCGCTTTTGAGAAGATATTTAGTATCATAAATGAGGAGGGTGGTTCTGAAGGAGGTGTTGTAGTACAG GACTGTCTGGAACTGTTAAACAATCTTCTTCGAAATAACACCTCAAATCAG GTATTGCTTAGGGAGACAATTGGCTTTGATCCACTGGTACCAATCTTGAAGCTCAGAGGAACCACGTATAAGTTCACACAGCAAAAG ACTATCAATCTACTCAGTGTATTGGATACGATAACTTTGTTGGTAAATGCTGATCTACAAACTGATTCTGGAAGAGACTCCAATGGGTTGACAAATAGGACTGTCTTGGTGCAG AAAAGAGTGTTGGACCATCTTTTGATGCTTGGCGTAGAGAGTCAATGGGCTCCTGTTTCTCTTCGTTGTATG GCACTCAGATGCATTGCAGATCTGGTGATTAATCATGCAAAAAATTGTGATGCCCTTGCAAGTAAATTACTTGGAGAGGAGCCACAAGTTGAGCCCGCATTAAATTCTATCCTCAGAATTATCTTGCGTGCTTCTAGCACACAAGAGTTCGTTGCAGCTGACTATGTTCTTAAGAACTTCTGTGAG AAAAATCCTGATGGCCAATCAATGCTTGTTTCAAGCTTACATCCTCAATCAAGCTCAACAGTTCGTTCTCCCTTTGAGGAGGATGTTCATGCATCATTCGGGAG CATGCTACTGAATGGCCTGACGTCGAGTGAAAGTGATGACGACCTTCAG ATTTGCTGCAGAGCTGCAAGTGTCCTATCTCATCTTTTGAAGGATAATATCCGGTGCAAGGAGATG GTTCTTCAAGTTGAACTTGAAGCTCCTACGCGATCATTGGGAGGTGCAGAGCCTTTGATGCACCGTTTGGTGAAGTACCTGGTACTTGTGTCGTCCAAGAATTGTGAAGATGGAAAAGCTAGCACATTTGGATCTGTGTCTAGTCATCCAGTTATGTTGAAATTGCTAATTATTTGGCTCTTTGACTGTCCACCTGCTGTTGAGTGCTTCCTCGATTCACATCCCCATCTAACATATCTGCTGGAGTTAGTGTCCGATCAAAATGCGACTGTATGTGTAAGGGGATTGGCTGCTGTACTCTTAGGAGAGTGTATATCATACAATAAAACGATTGACAATGGAAAGAATGCTTTTAGCATTGTAGATGCCGTAAGTCAGAAAATCGGTCTCACATCATACTTTTCCAAGTTCAATGAAATGCAGAACAGCTCGCTTTTCACATCTGCAAAACCATCTCTGACTCGCAAGCCATTGAGTAGGTCAAATGCTGCTAGCATGTCTGAGATTgagaatgttgaagaagatgacaGTATTGATCCTAACAGTGATGACTATTCGATGCTTGCAATGGTCTTTGATTCACAGTTTGTTGACTTTGTGAAGAGATTAGATGCTAAGATCAGAGAGCAAATTGTGGAAATATATAGTCACCCAAAGACCCAAGTTGCTGTGGTACCCGCAGAACTTGAACAGAAATCTGGGGAAATTGACGAGGAGTATATCCAACGTCTAAAAAGATTTGTGGAGAAGCAATGCCTTGAGATACAG GAACTTTTGAGTCGGAATGCTACTCTGGCTGAGGACCTGGCAAGAGTAGGGGGGAGTGAACCGTCCCAGCTTGAACGTAAAGTTAGTGCTGGCACAGAAAGAGTTCAAGTTGAAACTCTGCGTCGTGATCTTCATGAGACTTCCCAACGATTAGAAGCCGTCAAAGCCGAGAAAATCAGAATTGAAGCTGAAGCATCAATGCACCAAAGTACCGCGAGTAAAATGGAATCTGATCTAAAAAGTTTGTCTGCCGCATATAATAGCCTTGAAGAGGTTAATTTTCAGCTAGAACGTGAAGTCAAAGCATTGAAGGGGGGTGGATCAGTCCCCGCCTCTGCTGACGTCGAGGCAATAAAAGCTGAAGCAAGGAAAGAAGCCCAAAGGGAGAGTGAAGCTGAATTGAATGACTTGCTGGTCTGTCTTGGGCAAGAGCAGAGCAAGGTGGAGAAGCTTAGCGCGAGGCTGTCGGAGTTGGGGGTTGATGCCGCTACGTTGCTGGATGGCATCGGAGAAGATATGGGACTTGATGGAGACGGGGAGGATGAAGAAGACTGA
- the LOC121757589 gene encoding LEAF RUST 10 DISEASE-RESISTANCE LOCUS RECEPTOR-LIKE PROTEIN KINASE-like 1.3 produces MPIQSQNTFLLLLLLLIKFAIGSSESNSELYWKCSNTFSCGANITGIGYPFRGSTDPDYCGHRSLVLRCDERSNATTMEMAGLTYRVLEMDQETLRIAREETMSSACPAVMANTTLDYSVFDYAATCMNYTFFYDCRFDVDPEAVHMTRVACGGDGGDAYVAPWVVPPPPVGVCGASVVVSGALMAVDKPLDAKELGEALKHGFQIRWKMESQSCGECRASGGRCGYDLAANKTLCYCPHPPYISHACATSSPPTSKGNTNTARTIGLFIGGAVLAGVGLGWLAFHCRQKRKQMLSSRTATKEVTSSPSTKGLLSSNSIPSYPSPKSDFGRGSSYFGVQVFSCTELEEATNKFDPSRQLGDGGFGTVYYGLLSDGRVVAVKRLYENNYKRTEQFINEVEILARLRHQYLVTLYGCTSRRSQELLLVYEYVPNGTVADHLHGKRAKSGLLSWPIRLQIAVETADALSYLHTSDCIHRDVKTSNILLDNDFHVKVADFGLSRLFPSNVTHVSTAPQGTPGYVDPEYYQCYQLTEKSDVYSFGVVLIELISSLQAVDTNRQRQDINLSNMAVNKIQNHTLHELVDSSLGFNKNSSARRMVTLVSELAFRCLQQEKDMRPSMQEVLDSLKGVQNEDSNAHKVEIVNLFMDDDAGLHKGGTTPKSQDSLP; encoded by the exons ATGCCAATACAATCCCAAAACAcattccttctcctcctcctcctcctcatcaaaTTCGCCATCGGATCAAGCGAATCCAACAGCGAACTGTACTGGAAATGCAGCAACACCTTCAGCTGCGGCGCCAATATCACCGGCATCGGCTACCCCTTCCGGGGCTCCACCGATCCAGACTACTGCGGCCATCGCAGCTTAGTCCTGAGGTGCGACGAGCGCAGTAATGCGACGACGATGGAGATGGCGGGGCTGACATACCGCGTGCTGGAAATGGATCAGGAGACGCTGAGGATCGCGAGGGAGGAGACGATGAGCAGCGCCTGCCCAGCCGTGATGGCGAACACCACCCTCGACTACTCGGTGTTCGACTACGCTGCCACCTGCATGAACTACACGTTTTTCTACGACTGCCGCTTCGACGTCGACCCTGAGGCTGTGCACATGACGCGCGTGGCTTGCGGCGGAGATGGAGGAGACGCGTATGTGGCGCCTTGGGTGGTGCCTCCACCTCCGGTGGGGGTTTGCGGTGCTAGCGTGGTGGTGTCGGGGGCTTTGATGGCGGTGGATAAGCCTCTGGACGCGAAGGAATTGGGGGAAGCTCTGAAGCATGGTTTCCAGATCAGGTGGAAGATGGAGAGCCAGAGCTGCGGCGAGTGTAGGGCGTCGGGAGGCCGCTGCGGTTATGATTTGGCGGCGAACAAGACTCTGTGCTATTGCCCTCACCCGCCCTATATCTCTCATGCTTGCGCCACTTCATCGCCCCCGACTTCCAAGG GAAACACAAATACAGCAAGGACTATAG GTCTTTTCATCGGTGGGGCTGTTCTTGCTGGTGTTGGCCTGGGATGGTTGGCTTTCCACTGCAGACAAAAGAGGAAGCAGATGCTGTCATCTCGAACCGCAACCAAGGAAGTCACTTCTTCCCCTTCCACGAAAGGCCTCCTTTCGAGTAATAGCATCCCGTCATATCCATCTCCCAAGTCGGACTTTGGTAGGGGAAGTTCGTATTTTGGGGTGCAGGTCTTCAGCTGCACCGAACTTGAAGAAGCCACTAACAAATTTGATCCTTCTAGACAGCTTGGAGATGGTGGATTTGGTACTGTATATTATG GGCTACTTTCAGACGGTCGTGTAGTTGCAGTTAAGCGCTTATACGAGAACAATTACAAGCGCACAGAGCAGTTCATCAATGAAGTTGAGATTTTAGCGCGGTTAAGGCATCAATACCTTGTGACACTCTATGGTTGCACCTCTAGGAGAAGCCAAGAGCTACTGCTTGTGTATGAATATGTACCAAATGGGACGGTAGcggatcatctgcatggaaaacGTGCCAAATCGGGCTTGCTGTCTTGGCCTATTAGGTTGCAAATCGCTGTCGAAACTGCTGATGCTCTATCTTATCTACATACATCAGATTGCATACACCGGGATGTCAAAACCAGCAACATTCTTCTGGACAATGATTTCCATGTAAAAGTTGCTGATTTTGGGTTGTCGAGGCTATTCCCAAGCAACGTAACTCATGTGTCCACTGCTCCACAAGGGACTCCCGGTTATGTCGACCCTGAGTACTACCAGTGCTACCAACTCACAGAAAAGAGCGACGTGTACAGTTTTGGGGTTGTACTAATTGAGCTTATATCATCACTGCAGGCAGTGGATACCAACAGGCAACGCCAGGACATCAATCTATCGAACATGGCTGTCAACAAGATTCAAAACCATACATTGCACGAACTTGTTGATTCAAGTCTTGGATTCAACAAGAATAGTTCTGCGAGAAGGATGGTTACTCTGGTTTCGGAATTGGCTTTCAGATGTCTGCAGCAAGAGAAGGATATGAGACCTTCGATGCAAGAAGTGCTGGATTCTTTGAAAGGGGTCCAGAATGAAGATTCGAATGCTCATAAGGTAGAAATTGTCAACCTCTTCATGGACGACGACGCTGGTCTACACAAGGGTGGCACTACACCCAAGTCACAAGATTCACTTCCTTGA